Part of the Paenibacillus guangzhouensis genome is shown below.
GTAAGCCGCTGCTTATCGATCGTTCGAATCTGTTCGAGCAAAATAACAGAGTCCCTGTCAAATCCATGGGTCTCTGCATCAATTTCCACATGCGTCGGCAGCTTTGCTTTCTGAATTTGCGCTGTAATAGCCGCGACGATGACGGTTGGGCTGAAGCGATTGCCGATGTCATTCTGGATAATCAATACAGGTCTTACCCCACCTTGCTCCGAACCGACGACAGGCGAGAGATCCGCAAAAAATACGTCGCCACGCTTCACTATCAATGGTTACACCCCACTAACTAGACGACCAAGAGTGCCCTCCGCATCTTCCTCCGCGTAAAATGCTTCCGATGCCATGGTCAAATTAATTTTGGCCATCTCCATATAGCCACGTTGCATCGATTCCCGAATATACCGTTTCTTCCGATCCATTAAATACAACTTCATTGCTTGCCGAATAAATTCACTTCGGTTGGAATTTTCCTTAGCCACGATCCCATCCACTTCTTGCAGCAGATTGTCCGGCAGACTGATCATGATTCTTTTCGTGTTCTGAACATTGGACACTTTTACTCGCACCCCCACAAACTTTCAACAACAATTAATACCAGTATGTCGATAACCGAGGAAATTTATACAAAAGAATATATATGCTTGATATATACCAAGTATGATCACTGGATTAGCATATGCCCGCGAATCGGGTGTTATCGACTACTATACTCATGTACTTATTCGAGAATAGGATGCGAAAACCCTTTTAATACGACAAAGAAATTATTGGTAAATATTGCTGTAGCTCACTTTTATAACAATCGATTGTCAATCTCAACAGGCACGCCGTCCCGTATATAAATACGTGGTATACGATCTGTCAGCATACAGACGGTCTCATAATTAATGGTACCTGTATGATCTGCGATTTCTTCTACGCTAATCCGTTCTCCGCCTTGCGAGCCGATCAGGACAACCTCTTCTCCCGCTTGAAGGGATTCACCTTGCTCTTCTAGTCCGCTCAGCTTCACCATGCATTGATCCATACAGATCGTACCTACGACCGGTACACGCTGTCCACGAATCAACACTTCGACTTTACCGCTCATCATGCGCGAAAATCCATCTGCATACCCGACAGGCAGCGTTCCAATACACTCTTCTTCCTGCTGCGTCATATATCGTTTGCCATAGCTGATCCCCGTATCCTTAGGAAGGCGTTTCACACGTGTGAGTCTCGTTCGCAGCGTCAAGATTGGCTTCAGCGCTACGCGTTCCTTCATCACTTCTTTGGATGGATACAGTCCGTACAGACTGATCCCCAGGCGTAACATATTGCCCGTCAATTCGGGCAGATCGATCCCTGTCGCGCTATTTCCTGTATGAATGATCGGAAGTGTAATACCGCGCGTCTGCAATTCGTCAATCGTTGCTTGAAAACCCCTGTATTGCCCCATGGTATATTCCTTATTCGTCTCGTCCGCGCAAGAGAAATGCGTGAAGATACCTTCCACATCTACTTGCGGAAGAGTGAGCATACGCTCTACAAAGTCTACCGCTTCTTGCCCTGCGAGCAGGCCCAATCTCCCCATGCCAGAGTCCACTTTTACATGAACTTTGAGTGGTTGCTCTGGATCTTCAGGCAAAGCTGCTGCGGCTTCGGCCACGTCTTCGCTGAACACCATTAATGTAATCTGGTGCTGTCTTGCAAGTGCCAGCCCTTCAGGCCCTGTGTATCCTAGGACGAGAATCGGTGTCTGTATACCTGCATATCGCAATTGCAATGCTTCATCTAGAAAAGCAACGCTCAAATAATCAATCCCGAGTCGCTCCGCCTCGCGTGCAATGCCAACCGCGCCATGTCCATAGGCATTAGCTTTGACACATGCTAGGAGTTTCGTGTCTGCTGGGATCAAGCTGCGAAATGCTTCGATGTTATGTCGTAATGCATTTAATGAAATCTCAGCCCTTGTCGGGCGATAGTATGAATCCAATTCATCCACCTTCTCTTCAACAGTCCACGATCTCTATATTTATCCGATTCTAATACACATTATTTAATCCTAACGCCCTGGAACTGTCAATGCAATGCACATAATCATGGAATGAAATACATTATTTCACAGTTAATGTTGTGGAAAAGAAAAAAGCTGTGCATACGGCCATTAATTAGCCGTTGCACAGCTTCGATGCATGATTATTTGCCGGACTGATCGATGAGAGAAGTAGCAATGCTGACCATCTCAGACTGCGGAAGATCCGCGCTGGAGAGACGGTATTCAATCCCTTCATCCGTCATCCAAGTTAATGTACGTTGTTCTGTACCTGTCAGATGACCAATGGTGAAGCCAAGGTCAACACTCTCGCCTTCCATAATAGCTACTTTGCGATCTTGTGGTCTTGATTCGCGCAGCGTAAAGTTATAATCCCCTGAGTATCTGAGAAGCACCGCATAATCTGGCGCATCGGAGATTTCCTTTGCATCTTGCAGCGTGACGTTCGCAGGAATATAGCCAGGTTCGATCATACCGAATGGTCCCAAATCTTTCGTTGGCTCAGCTGTTGTCTCCTTGCTCGGATCCGTGGCTGGTTCTCCTTCCTGCGTAGCGGATCCAGTATCACCATTCTCCGTTACTTGGCCTGTCGTAGGCAGGACTTCGATATTCATGCCTGTAGTCATATTACGCTGCATCTCAAAGGAATCCTTCTCGAATTTCGCATTGAAATCGAACTGATCGAATTTCACCTCGACAACGACGTTCGAATTCGCATCGGTCACTTGGACTTGTTTTGGCGCATAGGTCTCTTTATTTAACCAAATCTTCTGGCGAACCAACGCACTCGTCTGGTAATTCGCTAGCACATCGAACACGTAAGATTCCTTCTCGGAAGCGAATTGGCGCGCATTGTCTTGGAGTATGCTATGAACCAAGGTTTGGTAAAGATAGACCTGACCTTGCTTCTCCGGCCAATCGCTCTGGAAGCGGAAGCTCTTGTTCAAGCTAGGCGTTAAGACGAACACGCCTTCATCGTTGCGCAGGACGATTTGGGTAATATCTTTCTTGGCATTTTTGAGCGCAATGCGGTAGTACGATGGGTTCTGATACCAGACTTCAACCTGATATTCTTGCGGCTGCTGTCCCGTATGCAGTGTCATCGTACCTGATCCTTGATAACTCGATAGTTTGCTGACCACATGATCCAAATCCTTGACAATCGCTGCTGCATCTTTTGTCCCACACCCTGATAGCAACAATGTTACGCACATCACTATGGCCGTTATCCATGTGATCCGACGCATGAAATCATCCCCTCTGCAAAATTGTTAATTCATTGATACATGTCTATGAGGGATCTTGGCCAATTATGCAGACTAGCATGACAAGCGTGACAACCTCTTTCGTCAGCTTGTCCGAGGTGGAGGTGGGGCGATGAGGAGCGCACTGGCGGGCTGAATAACTGCATATTTGCAGTTATTTTCGGGCTTGGCAACGCCTCGCGGGCCGATTAACTGCTTTTTTGCAGCTAATTTCGAGCTTAGAGGCGCCTAGCGAGCTGATTAACTGCTTTTTTGCAGTTATTTCGGGCTTAGCGGCGCCTGACGGGCCGATTAACTGCTTTTTTGCAGTTATTTCGGACTTAGCAACGCCTGGCGGGCCGATTAACTGCTTTTTGCAGTTAATTTCGAGCTTAGCGGCGCCTAGCGGGCTGATTAACTGCTTTTTTGCAGTTATTTTCGGGCTTGGCAACGCCTGGCGGGCCGATTAACTGCTTTTTTGCAGTTATTTTCGAGCTTAGCGGCGCCTAGCAAGCTGATTAACTGCTTTTTTGCAGTTATTTTCCCCCTCACCAAATGATCTCGCCCATCGGCTTTCCAGTCAGGGTATATTTCGTTACTCGAATTCCACTTTCACTCCGAATCGGATTCAGATAACCTTTTGCAGACAACGCTAGCAGCACACGAACCGAAGTACGATGACACACATCCAAATGCGATTCAACATCCTTTGGTCGTAGGGGCCGCGCCAATTGATGCGCAAGGCGGATGACTTCACGTTCATTTCGTGTTGCCACAACATTTGATCTTTCGACGTGATACCGACTCAAAATCATTTTTAGCAGCGTAATGCATAACTCTGGCCGATCCGCCACATCATCATAAGCAAATGAAATAACGCGATACCCCATCGCTTGCAGGAATGTCTCGCGATTGAGCTCCTGACAATAGCGCGTGCGATCCATATCACGAACATGTGGGCCAAATCCCTTGATCTCGATGATCACTTTGAGCTCACCCGTAATCCATGCAAAGTCTGCGAAATACGACCGGCCTCTCCAATCCATTACTTCATATTCCGGATGAAGCTGCTCTAGATTCCCTACTACAGGCCACCATACTTGACGCAGAAAAAGCTCCTCACCGTGCTGATGTCCGCGTTCTAAGCGCACTTTTCGCTCACCAGATCTACTTTTCACATGGGAAGCAAGCCACATCTCATGTGCTTTTTCATATTCCAATGCCATGCCACCATCTCCATTCGTTACACAACAAAAAAACGCCCCTGTCCTTATCCAACGATAAGCAGAGACGTTCTTCGTCATGTGAAATATTCCATTTCTCCCATCATACCCGCTTGAGTGCACAATTTCAACGCTTACCGTGCTGATGTCTCGGATATTCATATGGTTGGCGGACATTAACTGCCTTTTTGCAGTTATTTCGGCTGGTACGCAGTCTATCGAGCCAATTAACTGCTTTTTTGCAGTTATTTCAGCTGATACGCAACCTTTCGTGCCATTTAACTGCTTTTTTGCAGTTATTTCGGCGATAACGCAACCTTTCGTGCCATTTAACTGCTTTTTTGCAGTTATTTCGGCCGATACGCAGCCTTTCGTGCCAATTAACTGCTTTTTTGCAGTTATTTCAGCTGATACGCAACCTTTCGTGCCATTTAACTGCTTTTTTGCAGTTATTTCGGCCGATAACGCAATCTAGCGAGTCAATTAACTGCTTTTTTGCAGTTATTTCGGCGATAACGCAACCTTTCGTGCCAATTAACTGCTTTTTTGCAGTTATTTCGGCTGATACGCAGTCTATCGAGCCATTTAACTGCCTTTTTGCAGTTATTTCGGCTGATACGCAGCCTTTTGAGCCATTTAACTGCCTTTTTGCAGTTAGTTCGGCCGGTACGCTGTCTATCGAGCCAAATAACTGCTTTTTTGCAGTTATTTCGGGCTTAGCGGCGCCTGACGGGCCGATTATCGACAGCCAATCCAAAGCAAAACGCCCCTGCCCTTATCGAGCAGAGACGTTCCTCAGCAGTCGCTATTCCTTTTTCCAATCAGTGGTCCCACCCGCTACTCCTTCGGCACCAACTTATAGATATCGCCATTCTCCAAGCAGTCAATCAATCGATTGAGCCAGGAATAGTACCGGACCGCCTCTTCCATCTTGCGCTTGTCCACTTCAAGTACGCCGTGAATGGCCGTATCCTCGGGAATCTCCCGCATCATCCGGCTGATCTCTTCAATCGAACGCCGAATGATCTGGATATTCGTCTCCACCGCTTTTCGCCACTCGATGGCAAAATAGTCGGTAAACGTCTGATACCAATCATACTCCACCTCATAGAGGTCTTTGCGGGAGCCCTTCTCCCATACTTTGTTCACCATATTCAAATCAAGCAGCGTACGCATGCTGGTACTCATGCTTGTTTTACTCATACTCATTTCTCGGCCCATCTCATCGAGGGTCATCGGCTTGTCCGCGAAAAAAAGCAGCCCGTACAAATGCCCGGTAGATAACGTAACCCCGTATAAATCCATATTGCGCCCGATCGCCTCAATGACACGCTTGCGTACCCGAAGCACCGCGTTCTGTTCCTCTTGACTTAACTGGTCCAAGCTCATTGCTTGTAACCTCCTATTCTCAATCCATCATAAAGCAGGCGCTGCACGCCCTCCTGCAATGACCTTGCTACATTATTATGAATGATATTGGTAATTATAGTTATACCGTACCGTTTGGGATTTATGCCAAGCGGCGGATCATTGTCTATTTTAAGGAATGGGAAATTAAATGTAAAGGACTGCAATAACGCGTGAGATCCAGAAAAATCAGGGAAAATTGAGCGAATTTACTTTGTACAGTTTTTTCTGTACATACCAAACATACAGAATTAATGGTTGAAAAAATGTGACTTTCTCTGTTACAATGGGTAGCACATTCAGCACGCAACCGAAACAACCTATCAACTTAAAGGGGTGAATCGTATGGCTATATTGGAAATAAAAGATGTGATTAAACTGTTCGGACCCAATCAAGAGCAAGGCGTTGCTCTTCTGAAGCAAGGCTATTCCAAGCAGCAGCTTGCCAAAGAAAAACAGATTACCGTCGGTGTCAATCGCGTCAATCTCGATATTCAGCAAGGTGAAATTTTCGTTATCATGGGGCTCTCCGGCAGCGGGAAATCAACACTCGTACGAATGTTCAATCGTCTCATTGAGCCGACATCCGGTCAGATTCTCGTGCATGGGCAAGACATCATGAAAATGAATAAAGAACAACTCCGTCATGTTCGCCGGAAAACGATCAGTATGGTGTTCCAGAAATTCGCGCTCTTCCCGCATCGCTCGGTCATCGAGAATGTGGAATACGGTCTCGAAATTCAGAAGGTCGACAAAAAGACGCGCCGAGAAAAAGCTCTGCAATCTCTAGAGCTCGTCGGTCTAAAAGGCTGGGGCGATAAAAAGCCAGATGAACTCAGCGGCGGGATGCAGCAACGTGTCGGGCTCGCTCGAGCGCTCGCCAATGATCCTGAAGTTCTACTCATGGACGAAGCCTTCAGTGCGCTGGATCCGCTCATTCGGCGCGATATGCAGGATGAACTGCTGGAGCTGCAGCTTCGCATGAAGAAGACAATCATCTTCATTACCCATGACCTCGATGAGGCACTACGTATCGGGGATCGCATTGCGCTCATGAGGGAAGGTTCGGTCGTTCAGGTCGGCACGCCAGAGGAAATTCTGATGCAGCCGGCAAACCAGTTCGTTGAACGCTTCGTGGAAGACGTCGACTTATCCAAAGTCTTAACGGCATCCCACGTCATGCGTCGTCCGGAGACGATTACGCTTGATCGCGGTCCAAGGACTGCACTGCAACTCATGCGCGAACGCGGTATTTCGAACCTCTTCGTCATCGACCGTTCGAAGCATTTACTTGGCGTCATTACGGCCGAAGATGCATCCAATGCATACAAAAACAATCACTCGCTGCAAGATATCCTGATCACCGACGGGCCAAAGGTTACACCTGAACGCCTTATTGGTGAACTATTCGAAATTACCAGCTCCGCAAAGGTGCCGCTAGCCGTCGTAGACAACGATAACCGACTGCTCGGCGTCATTGTCCGTGGAGCGCTCCTCGGGGCGTTAGCCGGCGAGATCGACTTCAAGGAGGTGACCGATCATGCCTAGAATTCCCGTGGCCGAGTGGGTTCAGAGCCTTGTGGAGTGGATGAGCGACCATCTCTCCGTTCTATTCGATGCGATCTCGCTCATTATCGCGACGGTCGTCGATTTTATCGCCTGGTTGTTCCTACTTCCGCATCCGATTATCTTCATTATTATTCTCGGCGTCATCGCCTATTGGGCTGGCCGCATTCCGCTTGCACTATTCTCCATGATCGGGTTCTTGTTGATCTACAACCTCGACTATTGGACACAGACGATGGACAGTCTCGCTCTTGTTATTACTTCCGGGCTCATCTCCATTGTGCTTGGAGTACCGATTGGCATTCTAACCGCCTATAATCGGACGGCATCCCGCATTATCATACCGATTCTGGATTTCATGCAGACGATGCCTGCCTTTGTATATTTGCTGCCCGCGGTTACCTTCTTCAGCTTAGGCGTCGTGCCTGGGGTTATTGCGTCTGTGATTTTCTCGATCCCGCCGACGATTCGGTTAACCCAGCTAGGCATCAAACAAGTGCCGGAGGAATTGGTCGAAGCTTCGAATGCATTCGGATCGACGGCCTTCCAGAAGTTATTCAAGGTGCAATTGCCTCTTGCGATGCCAACGCTGATGGCCGGTGTGAACCAGACCATCATGCTCTCGCTGTCCATGGTCGTTATCGCTTCTATGATCGGGGCGCAAGGCATCGGAGCCGAAGTCTACCGCGCTGTGACGCAGCTCCAGATTGGTAAAGGCTTCGAGGCGGGTCTTGTCGTTGTTATTCTAGCGATTGTGCTCGACCGTCTGAGTCAAAATATATTCAAGACGAAGAAGAGATAACAGCTTCCTATTCGTGAAAGGAGTGAACAGACATGCGCAATGTAAAAACGATCCAGGTTGTTCTGGTTAGTCTCCTCATGATCTCGCTGCTATCGGGTTGTCTTAATCCGGATCGCCGAACATTAGGGGAGACCATTCCCAAAAGCAATAAAACAACTTCAGATGAATCTGTAGGCGCACAGACCAACTACCAGATTATCGGGATTGATCCGGGTGCCGGGATTATGAAGGCAGCACATAAAGCCTTGCAGGACTACCAATTGTCGGATTGGACCCTCGTAGAAGGTTCCGGTGCAGCCATGACAGCTACACTCGATAAAGCGATTAAACAGCAGAGCCCGATTATTATTACGGGGTGGACACCCCACTGGATGTTCTCGAAATACGAGCTCAAGTATTTAGAAGATCCGAAAAAATCGTTCGGCGACGCGGAAGAGATCCATACGATTGCCCGCAAAGGACTGAAGAAGGATCATCCGGTCGCCTATACCTTCCTGGATCGGTTCGAGTGGACACCGGAAGAGATGGGTCAGATCATGACGTCGATTCAAGAAGGCATCTCCCCAGCGGAGGCGGCGAAGACATGGGCTGAAGCCAATCCAGAGCGCATTAAGCCATGGATCGAAGGCCTGACGCCAGTCAAAGGCGACACGATTAAGATCGGATACGTTGCTTGGGATTCGGAAATCGCCAGCACGAATCTGCTCAAATATGTACTTGAATCCAAGCTTGGATACAAGGTCAACGCGCTGCAAGTCGAAGCTGGGCCGATGTTCACAGGGGTTGCGAACGGCGATGTCGATGTCTCGGCTGCGGCATGGCTGCCGCTAACCCATGCGGATTATTGGGCGAAGTATAAAGACAAACTAGATGATCTTGGGCCGAATATGTCCGGCGTGAAAACGGGATTAGTCGTGCCGGCGTATATGAACGTTAATTCTATTGAAGATCTGCGTGCTTCGTAAAATCTTAATAAGATAGGCCTTTCACATGTGCCAAGATCAGTCAAGCAACATAAGATAATCTTAGCCGATCGGTATGGACGTAAGAACTTCTATTCATGTACATCCAAAGATGATCAACCCCGTATTGTGGAAAAAATATGGTTGACACATCATCCAGTAAAGAGTATCATTCGGTTGTAAATTCAAATGTCCTCGTTAGGTGAGGCTCCTATACAAATACAGGCCACTGCCCGGAAACATCGAAAGATGCCAATGGGTAGAACAGGGATTGCCGGATTAAGGCTTTTCATAAGGTGGCTAAGAGAACTTTCCGTTTTCTTTACGTTGTATAGTGCCAAAACTCGACTAGGGGGAACGGATGTTTATTTGTGCGTCCTTAAACCCTCTAGTCATACTAGAGGGTTATTTTATGTTCATTCGAAACTAGGGGGGAACTTTCACATGGACGGTAGTCCGAGTAGTAGTCATTACACGAATCAAAATCCTCGTACTTTGAGGGAGAACGATGTTCTCTTCACTCACAACTGCACACCATGCGCTATTCGTTCCCGGCGTTGCCTATTATTCAGGCAGGTCTATTTCGTTATGTGTATGCAAGCAGTGAGCGAATAAACGTCACGCTTATTAGGCGGCTCTCCCTCATCCCGGGGAGAGCTTTTTTAATGCCGATGTATCGCCATCAATGCGGCGGTGCAACTTTTGGAGGGATGAACCATGAAACAACAAAAACTCAACCATGAAACCTATAACAAGAAAATCGCTTCGCAGCTCATCGAGGCATCGACTTGCCATATCGATGATCTGATGGAAGATCTGAATGCTAACCCAAACGGTCTGACAACCGCTGAAGCCACCAGCAAATTAGAACAATTCGGAACCAATGTGATCGCACACGATAAACCGCCCGCTTGGTACATTCAGCTGCTGTCCTGTTTCAAGAATCCATTCATTCTCATTCTGCTCGGACTTGATCTATTCTCTTATATCACAACCGATCTGGAAGCCGTCATCATTATCAGCACGATGGTATCCATTAGCGTATTGATCACTTTCACCCAAGAATTCCGTTCGATGAAAACGGTGGAGAAGCTCAAAGCGATGGTCAAGACAACCGTTACAGTCACCCGCGGCGACACCCGACAAGAAATCGATATGGAGCAGCTCGTTCCTGGCGATATCATTCATTTCTCGGCCGGCGACTTAATCCCAGCCGACGTCAGATTCATTGCATCCAAGGATCTATTCGTAGCCGAATCTGCATTGACAGGGGAAGCCTTGCCTGTGGAGAAGCAAGATTCATTGCCACGAGACATCATCGTCAAAAAACGCACCCAGCGAACCATCAATGCATTGGAACTGCCTAACATGGGTTATATGGGAACCAACATCATTAGTGGCACGGCTACAGCTGTCGTCGTATCGACTGGTACGTCCACTTATTTTGGCTCCATGGCCAGAACGCTCGTGGGCAAACGTCCCATGACCAGCTTCGATAAAGGGGTTAACAGCGTTACGTTCGTCATCATTCGCTTCATGCTTATCATGGTTCCGATCATATTCTTCATCAACGGATTTACGAAAGGGGACTGGGTGGAAGCCTTGTTCTTCGGTCTTTCGGTCGCAGTTGGACTGACGCCTGAGATGCTGCCGATGATCGTAACGGCCAATTTAGCGAAAGGCGCTGCCTCTATGGCTCGCAATCAGGTTGTCGTTAAGAAGCTCAACGCGATTCAGAACTTTGGCGCCATGAACATTCTCTGTACAGACAAAACCGGTACCCTAACCAAAGACAAAATCATTCTCAAGCGGCATCTTGATATTCATGGGAATGAGGATAATCATGTGCTGAAGTATGCTTATTTGAACAGCTATCATCAGACCGGCCTCAAAAACCTGCTCGATGTTGCCGTTCTAGAGCATGCTGAACTCACCGATGCGCTTGGTGTCACGAAGAACTATACCAAAATCGATGAAATCCCATTCGATTTCAATCGTCGCCGGATGTCTGTCGTTCTCGAGAAAAGTGACAATGACCATATCTTGATCTGTAAAGGAGCCATGGAAGAAATTCTTACGCATTGTACACATGCGATGGATCATAATCAAATCGTGCCGCTAACCGCAGACATGACAAATAACATGAAGAAGCTGGTTGACCAGCTTAATATGGATGGGCTACGAGTGATCGCTGTCGCCATAAAGACTACGGCACCAAAGCAAGACCCATATGGAGTTCAAGATGAGAGCGATATGATTCTCGTCGGCTACATCGGATTCCTCGATCCGCCGAAGGAGAGTGCTGTGACCGCAATCCGTGCGTTAAAAGAAAATGGCGTTGCCGTCAAAGTGCTCACGGGCGATAATGCAGCCGTCAC
Proteins encoded:
- a CDS encoding type II toxin-antitoxin system PemK/MazF family toxin, translating into MIVKRGDVFFADLSPVVGSEQGGVRPVLIIQNDIGNRFSPTVIVAAITAQIQKAKLPTHVEIDAETHGFDRDSVILLEQIRTIDKQRLTDKITHLDEETMRKVDDGLQISIGLIEF
- a CDS encoding CopG family ribbon-helix-helix protein; its protein translation is MSNVQNTKRIMISLPDNLLQEVDGIVAKENSNRSEFIRQAMKLYLMDRKKRYIRESMQRGYMEMAKINLTMASEAFYAEEDAEGTLGRLVSGV
- the alr gene encoding alanine racemase, whose protein sequence is MDSYYRPTRAEISLNALRHNIEAFRSLIPADTKLLACVKANAYGHGAVGIAREAERLGIDYLSVAFLDEALQLRYAGIQTPILVLGYTGPEGLALARQHQITLMVFSEDVAEAAAALPEDPEQPLKVHVKVDSGMGRLGLLAGQEAVDFVERMLTLPQVDVEGIFTHFSCADETNKEYTMGQYRGFQATIDELQTRGITLPIIHTGNSATGIDLPELTGNMLRLGISLYGLYPSKEVMKERVALKPILTLRTRLTRVKRLPKDTGISYGKRYMTQQEEECIGTLPVGYADGFSRMMSGKVEVLIRGQRVPVVGTICMDQCMVKLSGLEEQGESLQAGEEVVLIGSQGGERISVEEIADHTGTINYETVCMLTDRIPRIYIRDGVPVEIDNRLL
- a CDS encoding LolA family protein, whose translation is MRRITWITAIVMCVTLLLSGCGTKDAAAIVKDLDHVVSKLSSYQGSGTMTLHTGQQPQEYQVEVWYQNPSYYRIALKNAKKDITQIVLRNDEGVFVLTPSLNKSFRFQSDWPEKQGQVYLYQTLVHSILQDNARQFASEKESYVFDVLANYQTSALVRQKIWLNKETYAPKQVQVTDANSNVVVEVKFDQFDFNAKFEKDSFEMQRNMTTGMNIEVLPTTGQVTENGDTGSATQEGEPATDPSKETTAEPTKDLGPFGMIEPGYIPANVTLQDAKEISDAPDYAVLLRYSGDYNFTLRESRPQDRKVAIMEGESVDLGFTIGHLTGTEQRTLTWMTDEGIEYRLSSADLPQSEMVSIATSLIDQSGK
- a CDS encoding DUF559 domain-containing protein, coding for MALEYEKAHEMWLASHVKSRSGERKVRLERGHQHGEELFLRQVWWPVVGNLEQLHPEYEVMDWRGRSYFADFAWITGELKVIIEIKGFGPHVRDMDRTRYCQELNRETFLQAMGYRVISFAYDDVADRPELCITLLKMILSRYHVERSNVVATRNEREVIRLAHQLARPLRPKDVESHLDVCHRTSVRVLLALSAKGYLNPIRSESGIRVTKYTLTGKPMGEIIW
- a CDS encoding GbsR/MarR family transcriptional regulator gives rise to the protein MSLDQLSQEEQNAVLRVRKRVIEAIGRNMDLYGVTLSTGHLYGLLFFADKPMTLDEMGREMSMSKTSMSTSMRTLLDLNMVNKVWEKGSRKDLYEVEYDWYQTFTDYFAIEWRKAVETNIQIIRRSIEEISRMMREIPEDTAIHGVLEVDKRKMEEAVRYYSWLNRLIDCLENGDIYKLVPKE
- a CDS encoding quaternary amine ABC transporter ATP-binding protein — translated: MAILEIKDVIKLFGPNQEQGVALLKQGYSKQQLAKEKQITVGVNRVNLDIQQGEIFVIMGLSGSGKSTLVRMFNRLIEPTSGQILVHGQDIMKMNKEQLRHVRRKTISMVFQKFALFPHRSVIENVEYGLEIQKVDKKTRREKALQSLELVGLKGWGDKKPDELSGGMQQRVGLARALANDPEVLLMDEAFSALDPLIRRDMQDELLELQLRMKKTIIFITHDLDEALRIGDRIALMREGSVVQVGTPEEILMQPANQFVERFVEDVDLSKVLTASHVMRRPETITLDRGPRTALQLMRERGISNLFVIDRSKHLLGVITAEDASNAYKNNHSLQDILITDGPKVTPERLIGELFEITSSAKVPLAVVDNDNRLLGVIVRGALLGALAGEIDFKEVTDHA
- a CDS encoding glycine betaine ABC transporter substrate-binding protein, encoding MRNVKTIQVVLVSLLMISLLSGCLNPDRRTLGETIPKSNKTTSDESVGAQTNYQIIGIDPGAGIMKAAHKALQDYQLSDWTLVEGSGAAMTATLDKAIKQQSPIIITGWTPHWMFSKYELKYLEDPKKSFGDAEEIHTIARKGLKKDHPVAYTFLDRFEWTPEEMGQIMTSIQEGISPAEAAKTWAEANPERIKPWIEGLTPVKGDTIKIGYVAWDSEIASTNLLKYVLESKLGYKVNALQVEAGPMFTGVANGDVDVSAAAWLPLTHADYWAKYKDKLDDLGPNMSGVKTGLVVPAYMNVNSIEDLRAS
- the mgtA gene encoding magnesium-translocating P-type ATPase translates to MKQQKLNHETYNKKIASQLIEASTCHIDDLMEDLNANPNGLTTAEATSKLEQFGTNVIAHDKPPAWYIQLLSCFKNPFILILLGLDLFSYITTDLEAVIIISTMVSISVLITFTQEFRSMKTVEKLKAMVKTTVTVTRGDTRQEIDMEQLVPGDIIHFSAGDLIPADVRFIASKDLFVAESALTGEALPVEKQDSLPRDIIVKKRTQRTINALELPNMGYMGTNIISGTATAVVVSTGTSTYFGSMARTLVGKRPMTSFDKGVNSVTFVIIRFMLIMVPIIFFINGFTKGDWVEALFFGLSVAVGLTPEMLPMIVTANLAKGAASMARNQVVVKKLNAIQNFGAMNILCTDKTGTLTKDKIILKRHLDIHGNEDNHVLKYAYLNSYHQTGLKNLLDVAVLEHAELTDALGVTKNYTKIDEIPFDFNRRRMSVVLEKSDNDHILICKGAMEEILTHCTHAMDHNQIVPLTADMTNNMKKLVDQLNMDGLRVIAVAIKTTAPKQDPYGVQDESDMILVGYIGFLDPPKESAVTAIRALKENGVAVKVLTGDNAAVTRRVCQEVGLEAGYIVLGSDIEHLSESQLADLAEHTTVFAKLNPMQKSRIVRALQSKGHTVGFMGDGINDAASLKDADVGISVDTAVDIAKESADIILLEKSLMVLEQGIIEGRKTFGNIIKYIKMTASSNFGNMFSVLGASIFLPFLPMLPIHLLIQNLFYDISQLSLPWDNMDKEFLAKPKKWDAKSVGRFMIFIGPISSIFDYITYFVMFHVFAANTVGAQSLFQSGWFIEGLLSQTLIVHMIRTEKVPFIQSKASLPVILLTGAIMMVGIYIPFSAFGDSIGLQPLPLSYFPWLVGILLSYCVLTQWVKKWYIRRFNEWL